Proteins from a genomic interval of Flammeovirgaceae bacterium SG7u.111:
- a CDS encoding aldo/keto reductase, producing MMKPTFKSDIRHETNFNKGSRLVYGTSGLGGVWGEVDEKESIGCLLYALEHGIMSYDSAPSYNRAEEFLGKALAQWKGEKPFVSTKVGRLPAEKADECYVDYSAATMRQSVERSLKRLGVGQIDLLFLHEPHLVPLEQMDDIMETLISFKEEGLVAQLGVGGNPTDGFRPYITEANFSVVSGFLKMDACNLSAFEKDVPHFQKEKVSYYAASSLHMALLGTRFELYCENPPNNEWITNKDVAIAKKINEIAKEQGISLPTLAQRYLFSVEEADRIVMGARKTEQIKASLEDWEAGGIEKDLFDQITGTILTKGK from the coding sequence ATGATGAAACCAACATTTAAATCCGATATTCGGCACGAGACGAATTTCAACAAAGGCAGTCGCTTAGTGTATGGGACTTCTGGCTTAGGTGGAGTATGGGGAGAAGTAGACGAAAAAGAGTCGATCGGTTGTTTATTGTACGCTTTAGAACATGGCATAATGTCTTATGACAGTGCGCCTTCTTATAATAGAGCAGAGGAGTTTTTGGGGAAAGCCTTGGCACAGTGGAAAGGTGAAAAACCATTTGTGAGTACTAAAGTGGGCAGGTTGCCAGCCGAAAAGGCAGATGAATGCTATGTGGATTATTCGGCGGCTACTATGCGGCAGAGTGTGGAGCGAAGCCTAAAACGGTTGGGTGTAGGGCAAATTGACCTACTCTTTTTGCATGAGCCACATTTGGTTCCGCTAGAGCAAATGGACGATATAATGGAAACATTGATTTCCTTTAAAGAAGAAGGTTTGGTCGCTCAACTTGGCGTAGGAGGGAACCCAACGGACGGGTTTAGGCCTTATATAACTGAAGCTAACTTTTCCGTGGTTTCGGGCTTTTTGAAAATGGATGCTTGTAATCTTTCTGCATTCGAAAAAGATGTTCCTCATTTCCAAAAGGAGAAGGTTTCTTATTATGCGGCATCTTCCCTTCACATGGCGTTGCTGGGGACCAGGTTTGAATTGTATTGTGAGAACCCTCCTAATAATGAGTGGATTACCAATAAAGACGTAGCAATTGCCAAAAAGATAAACGAAATAGCTAAAGAACAAGGGATTTCCCTACCTACTTTGGCACAGCGCTATTTGTTTTCTGTAGAAGAAGCGGACAGAATAGTGATGGGCGCCAGAAAAACAGAGCAAATAAAAGCAAGTTTGGAAGACTGGGAAGCAGGAGGGATAGAAAAGGACTTGTTCGACCAGATAACGGGAACTATTCTGACCAAAGGCAAATAA
- a CDS encoding zinc-binding alcohol dehydrogenase family protein, which yields MKTIVLEKPGKLAYADRHFDLRLRPDEVLLKVRRIGICGSDYHAFAGSQPNMKYPIILGHELGVEVEEVGKNVANLKEGDRCAVEPYLNPVADQAVKNGFTNCGDHLSVFGLHEDGGLREKIKLPAKYLHKSDKLNFDELALVESLGIGCHAANRAQVKSSDLVLVVGAGPIGLASAVFAKAKGAKTVVLEINKARLSFCKHKMAFDGTIEGGGSDELSKIKNSFGGNLPTVILDATGNKTSMQHVIKYASPGARIVYVGFFLGDFSFSDPYFHTKELSLIASRNATTSDFRQVIKMMEEGEIDTRPWITHRAPFDKMATYFNDWLKPKSGVIKAMVSL from the coding sequence ATGAAAACAATTGTACTTGAAAAGCCCGGAAAGTTGGCTTATGCCGACCGGCATTTTGACTTGAGGCTCCGTCCTGACGAAGTATTGTTAAAGGTGCGAAGGATTGGGATTTGTGGATCAGATTATCATGCTTTTGCAGGCTCTCAGCCGAATATGAAATATCCTATTATTCTTGGCCATGAATTGGGTGTGGAAGTGGAGGAAGTGGGCAAGAACGTGGCCAACTTGAAAGAAGGGGACAGATGTGCGGTTGAGCCTTACCTCAATCCAGTTGCCGATCAGGCTGTAAAAAATGGCTTTACTAATTGCGGAGACCACCTCTCGGTATTTGGGCTACATGAAGATGGCGGCTTGAGGGAAAAGATAAAACTACCTGCCAAATATCTCCACAAATCAGATAAATTGAATTTTGATGAACTTGCCTTAGTGGAATCGCTAGGGATAGGTTGCCATGCGGCAAACCGGGCACAGGTGAAGTCTTCGGACTTGGTATTGGTAGTGGGAGCAGGGCCTATTGGCTTGGCTTCGGCTGTTTTTGCCAAAGCGAAAGGGGCTAAAACGGTAGTGTTGGAAATAAACAAAGCTCGTCTGTCCTTTTGCAAGCATAAAATGGCTTTTGACGGGACGATAGAAGGCGGGGGCTCTGATGAACTTTCGAAAATAAAAAATAGCTTTGGAGGAAATTTACCAACCGTTATTTTGGATGCTACAGGTAATAAAACCTCTATGCAGCATGTGATTAAGTACGCTTCTCCAGGCGCTCGAATTGTTTATGTAGGCTTTTTTCTAGGAGATTTTTCTTTTTCAGACCCTTATTTTCATACCAAAGAACTTTCGCTCATAGCTAGCCGTAATGCAACGACTTCCGATTTTAGGCAGGTGATAAAGATGATGGAGGAAGGTGAGATAGATACTCGCCCATGGATTACGCATCGTGCTCCTTTCGACAAAATGGCAACTTATTTTAACGATTGGCTGAAGCCAAAAAGTGGGGTAATAAAAGCAATGGTTTCTTTATAA
- a CDS encoding L-rhamnose mutarotase: protein MAERIKVPYKRYCKTLKLENNAELIAKYKEAHAIGAIWKEIEAGMREVGILDMEIYLTGNTLFMIMDTVIDFDHEEAMGKLGTLPRQQEWEAYVSNFQASGEGASADEKWQLMERLFELEQVEAFEPLAGQVKK from the coding sequence ATGGCAGAAAGAATTAAGGTTCCCTACAAGAGGTATTGCAAAACACTTAAGCTGGAAAATAATGCTGAGCTTATTGCAAAGTACAAAGAGGCGCATGCAATAGGAGCAATTTGGAAGGAAATAGAAGCGGGGATGAGGGAAGTTGGGATCCTCGATATGGAGATTTACCTTACCGGAAACACTCTTTTCATGATAATGGATACGGTAATAGACTTTGATCATGAAGAGGCTATGGGGAAGTTGGGGACGTTGCCTAGGCAACAAGAATGGGAAGCCTATGTGTCAAATTTCCAAGCAAGTGGCGAAGGGGCAAGTGCCGATGAGAAATGGCAATTGATGGAGCGGCTTTTTGAACTTGAGCAAGTAGAAGCTTTTGAACCTTTGGCAGGGCAAGTAAAAAAGTGA
- a CDS encoding lipoprotein signal peptidase → MKYFKYYLIAILVIAIDQASKLLVHFNMEMGYNGQISVIGDWFKLYYVLNPGIAFGINFESEYSKFFLTLFRLLASGAIGYYLYRKINQKAHWGLLVCMALILAGAIGNVVDSVFYGVFLEGNAIDGAFTPWFHGQVIDMLYFPLIEGTLPAWLPVWGGESFLFFSAIFNIADSAIFLGVVSILIFQSTFLPKKEEETPEEEVVVDTEVEVVTEAEADDAETPSIDDSEVSKIEDSEDPDLKGSEK, encoded by the coding sequence ATGAAGTATTTCAAATACTATCTGATAGCAATTTTGGTCATTGCTATAGACCAAGCTAGCAAACTATTGGTCCATTTCAACATGGAAATGGGATATAATGGGCAAATTTCTGTAATAGGAGATTGGTTCAAATTGTATTATGTTCTTAACCCAGGCATTGCCTTCGGGATAAATTTCGAGTCAGAATACAGCAAGTTTTTCCTTACCCTTTTTAGGTTGCTGGCGAGCGGAGCTATCGGTTATTACTTGTATCGGAAAATCAACCAAAAAGCGCACTGGGGTTTATTGGTGTGCATGGCCTTAATATTGGCAGGGGCAATAGGAAATGTGGTAGATAGTGTGTTTTATGGTGTATTCCTTGAAGGAAATGCCATTGACGGTGCTTTTACTCCTTGGTTTCATGGGCAAGTGATAGACATGTTGTATTTTCCACTGATAGAAGGTACGTTGCCTGCTTGGTTGCCCGTATGGGGAGGGGAAAGTTTCCTCTTTTTCAGTGCTATTTTCAACATAGCAGATTCGGCAATTTTCTTGGGAGTGGTGAGTATCCTTATTTTCCAGTCCACCTTCTTACCTAAAAAAGAGGAGGAAACCCCAGAAGAGGAGGTAGTGGTAGATACTGAGGTGGAAGTAGTGACGGAGGCAGAGGCTGATGATGCAGAAACCCCATCCATAGATGATTCTGAAGTAAGCAAAATTGAAGACTCAGAAGACCCTGACCTCAAAGGTTCAGAAAAGTAA
- a CDS encoding DUF427 domain-containing protein — protein MKAIWNGQVLAESDKTVRIEGNHYFPISTLNKAYFKESDTHTLCPWKGTASYYTLEVDGKANADAAWYYPDPKEAAKGIKDHVAFWKGVEVVD, from the coding sequence ATGAAAGCAATTTGGAATGGTCAAGTGTTGGCCGAAAGTGACAAAACCGTTAGGATAGAAGGAAATCATTATTTCCCAATCTCTACCCTCAATAAAGCCTATTTTAAAGAAAGCGATACGCATACCCTTTGCCCTTGGAAAGGAACTGCTTCTTACTACACCTTGGAGGTAGATGGAAAAGCCAACGCTGATGCTGCTTGGTATTATCCTGATCCTAAGGAAGCGGCCAAAGGCATAAAAGACCACGTAGCCTTTTGGAAGGGAGTGGAAGTAGTTGACTAA
- a CDS encoding DUF4142 domain-containing protein codes for MKKLKNIALVLTGGFFLWGCGDVYKSKPEEIADTRNEYKFSDQPNKAMQADFMVEAYLQNKMLIEISKVAQTKALDLEVRQLADKIGSDLYDKNDSAEAIMRDNGFVIPTHLGEDRIAEIDKYKEMKIGARFDNRYVELLEDSYEFMKDHYDDVDELTDKRVRNWALMSQAMLHRHEEEIEFVEDSMNQKFES; via the coding sequence ATGAAAAAATTAAAAAATATAGCATTGGTACTTACTGGAGGTTTTTTCCTTTGGGGCTGCGGCGATGTGTACAAAAGCAAGCCTGAGGAAATAGCCGATACCAGAAATGAATATAAATTTTCGGATCAACCTAACAAAGCAATGCAAGCTGATTTTATGGTTGAGGCGTATTTACAGAACAAAATGTTGATAGAAATAAGCAAAGTTGCCCAAACCAAAGCCCTTGACCTAGAAGTTAGGCAACTAGCAGATAAAATCGGCTCTGACCTTTACGATAAAAATGACAGTGCGGAGGCTATTATGAGGGACAATGGGTTTGTGATACCTACTCACCTAGGAGAGGATAGGATTGCCGAGATTGATAAGTACAAAGAGATGAAGATAGGGGCTCGTTTTGACAATAGATATGTAGAGCTATTGGAAGATTCCTATGAGTTCATGAAGGACCATTATGATGACGTAGATGAGCTTACCGATAAAAGAGTGAGGAATTGGGCGCTTATGTCACAAGCAATGCTGCACAGGCACGAAGAAGAAATTGAGTTTGTAGAGGACAGCATGAATCAAAAATTTGAATCTTAA
- a CDS encoding DUF4136 domain-containing protein, producing the protein MKKIALIITSMLLAIGLTNAQDYTVASDRLPEHDFSEYKTFDWASGAKIKENSFYTLNDYILKNSIMDAIKGEMEGLGYEQSTTSPDLLINFLVFEKPTKFRGYGKVVETNDTYYEYWSSFGSDMKLNGVKEYDLAEGTLLIHMIDKKTGAMVWQGYASGIMDNDVFDRDKERIKEAVELVFEKYHERADDFTTGE; encoded by the coding sequence ATGAAAAAAATAGCATTAATAATAACCAGTATGCTTTTGGCAATAGGGCTAACAAATGCCCAAGATTATACCGTAGCATCGGACAGGTTACCAGAACATGATTTCAGTGAATACAAAACTTTTGACTGGGCATCTGGAGCGAAAATAAAGGAAAACAGCTTTTATACGCTCAATGATTATATCTTGAAAAATAGCATTATGGATGCCATAAAAGGTGAAATGGAAGGTTTGGGGTATGAGCAAAGTACTACTTCCCCCGATCTGTTGATCAACTTTTTGGTATTTGAAAAACCAACTAAGTTTAGAGGCTATGGGAAAGTTGTGGAGACAAACGATACCTATTATGAATATTGGTCTTCATTTGGCTCTGATATGAAATTAAATGGTGTAAAAGAATATGACCTTGCCGAGGGTACGCTTTTGATCCATATGATTGATAAGAAAACAGGAGCCATGGTATGGCAAGGGTATGCTTCAGGCATTATGGACAACGATGTATTTGATAGAGATAAAGAGCGTATAAAAGAGGCAGTAGAACTTGTTTTTGAAAAATATCATGAAAGAGCAGATGACTTCACCACAGGTGAATAG
- a CDS encoding BamA/TamA family outer membrane protein, translating into MKNIYLKILLGSLLTLSLFEGHTQDIPASADGDSSNFNFVPVPYLNYSRSTGLAVGALPMAMYKLNPADTISPSSIAGLLGTYSTNDTWFAMVFSKFYFNEDKWRATAAAGYGNINFQFYVASPIDKYVGYNTGAKFLFVELQRKVVDKLYFGVNYVRSSFDTSFDIGIPAEINVNLQGLGTILSYDRRDSVYYPRKGLLAEIKFNSFPEFFGNEFISSNVEIELNKFFPIKQGRDVVAARLYGGFGIGDLSFNQQFIIGRTDIRGYTQGDYRGDQMVAMQAEYRWNFHKKLGAVGFFGLATVFNGINSEDDGKILPGAGAGFRYMIFPKNHMNVGIDIAVGNGDWGTYFKIGEAF; encoded by the coding sequence ATGAAAAATATATACCTCAAAATCCTGCTTGGTTCACTCCTTACACTTAGCTTATTTGAAGGGCATACCCAAGATATTCCCGCATCGGCTGATGGAGACTCAAGCAACTTCAACTTCGTACCTGTTCCCTATCTCAACTATAGCCGGTCCACTGGGCTTGCAGTAGGCGCACTGCCTATGGCCATGTACAAACTCAACCCTGCCGACACTATTTCCCCTTCCTCTATTGCGGGACTTTTGGGTACGTACAGCACCAACGATACTTGGTTTGCCATGGTATTTTCAAAATTCTATTTCAATGAAGATAAGTGGAGAGCTACTGCTGCGGCGGGCTATGGAAACATTAACTTTCAATTTTATGTAGCCTCACCTATCGATAAATATGTGGGCTACAACACAGGAGCAAAATTCTTATTTGTAGAGTTACAACGGAAGGTAGTCGATAAGCTCTACTTTGGGGTAAATTATGTTCGGTCTAGCTTCGATACAAGTTTTGATATAGGTATCCCGGCGGAGATTAACGTAAACTTGCAAGGGCTGGGAACAATACTCTCTTACGATCGGCGCGACAGTGTGTATTATCCCAGAAAAGGGCTACTGGCGGAAATAAAGTTCAACTCTTTCCCTGAGTTTTTTGGAAATGAATTTATTTCGAGCAATGTAGAAATAGAACTCAACAAATTTTTCCCCATTAAGCAAGGCAGAGATGTGGTGGCAGCAAGGCTCTACGGAGGTTTTGGCATTGGAGACCTTTCTTTCAACCAACAATTCATTATAGGGCGAACGGATATTCGTGGCTATACGCAAGGCGATTATAGAGGAGACCAAATGGTGGCAATGCAAGCCGAATACCGCTGGAACTTCCACAAAAAATTGGGAGCAGTAGGCTTTTTCGGACTCGCAACTGTTTTTAACGGCATCAACTCTGAAGACGATGGGAAAATCTTGCCTGGCGCAGGTGCGGGTTTTCGCTACATGATATTCCCCAAAAACCATATGAATGTGGGGATAGATATAGCCGTAGGTAACGGAGACTGGGGAACATACTTCAAAATTGGTGAAGCATTTTAA